From a region of the Branchiostoma floridae strain S238N-H82 chromosome 13, Bfl_VNyyK, whole genome shotgun sequence genome:
- the LOC118429504 gene encoding 40-kDa huntingtin-associated protein-like (The sequence of the model RefSeq protein was modified relative to this genomic sequence to represent the inferred CDS: added 61 bases not found in genome assembly) → MEDVDFLTKYRAVSSKLKKRFLRKPNVAEASEQFGSLSKDLLEHDNPHYAGFCCLAMARCEQTLSNSPGEAHALVEAARLFLEAECTNQLLKCPGFEEHLIAAMNCYNFAIKVHIEQTQPAMAACLCLELGNALRGLNKPDQAMSYYQRAADLQYQNPPDCLESLGLVASCKIQSRDYDGALTIFTEMAYLAQERGGSASGPASRPIGAFCDILARCEVTRVLLLMLLQPTPQRIRPEHAQTLERYAWESHSEDSAPVNCLSEEVFLLLQSTVMACQSRDVSALKSLQKDLWPHLTAEQNHLLHLVIQEMEHPSGEGI, encoded by the exons ATGGAGGACGTCGATTTTCTCACAAAATACCGGGCGGTTTCCAGCAAATTAAAGAA GCGATTCCTGCGGAAACCCAATGTTGCTGAGGCTAGCGAACAGTTCG GAAGTCTTTCTAAAGACCTGCTAGAACATGACAACCCCCACTATGCTGGTTTCTGTTGCCTGGCCATGGCAAG ATGTGAGCAGACGCTGTCGAACTCCCCGGGAGAGGCTCACGCGCTGGTTGAAGCGGCGCGACTGTTCCTGGAGGCAGAGTGCACCAACCAGCTGCTGAAGTGTCCCGGGTTTGAGGAACATCTCATCGCTGCCATGAACTGTTACAACTTTGCCATCAAG GTACACATTGAACAGACACAGCCTGCCATGGCCGCCTGCCTATGCCTGGAGTTGGGAAATGCTCTTAGG GGTCTGAACAAACCAGATCAAGCCATGTCATACTACCAGAGAGCTGCAGATCTCCAGTACCAG AACCCGCCTGACTGTCTGGA ATCTTCACAGAGATGGCTTACCTGGCACAGGAGAGGGGAG GCTCAGCCAGTGGCCCTGCATCAAGACCAATAG GTGCATTTTGTGACATCCTGGCCAGATGTGAGGTCACCAGAGTACTGTTACTCATGCTCTTACAG CCCACGCCCCAGAGGATCCGTCCTGAGCATGCTCAGACGCTGGAGAGATACGCCTGGGAGTCTCACTCTGAAGATTCAGCACCTG TTAACTGCCTGAGTGAAGAGGTCTTCTTGCTACTGCAGTCCACAGTG ATGGCATGTCAGTCCAGAGATGTTTCTGCTCTTAAGTCACTACAGAAGGACTTGTG GCCACACCTGACAGCTGAACAGAACCACCTGCTGCACCTGGTTATACAGGAGATGGAACATCCTTCAGGGGAGGGGATCTAG